AACTGTTTGCTCAGTTGATGGGCTTGGATCGTGCGTCGGCAAAGCAGCGGGCCGCTGATCTCCTGGAAGAGTTCGACCTGGTCGAAGCCGGCGCCCGGACGGTGGCCAACTACTCGGGCGGTATGCGTCGTCGCATCGACATCGCGTGTGGGCTTGTCGTTCGCCCCGAGGTCGTGTTCCTGGACGAACCGACCACCGGATTGGACCCGCGCAGCCGTCAGAGCGTATGGAATCTGGTTCAAACGCTGAAGGAACAAGGCATCACGGTTCTGCTGACAACGCAGTACCTCGAAGAAGCCGACCTTCTGAGCGACAACATCATCGTGATCGACAAGGGCTCGGTCATCGCCGAAGGAACCGCGGATCAGCTCAAGGCCCGGACCGGAGCGAGCTTCTGCGAGATCGTTCCCCTGTCGGCCGAGCTGCTCGGCCCCGCAGCCAACGCGCTGGGCAACCTACTTCCGCCGGACTTCCGTTTCGATCTAGCCAAGGACAACGGAAAGATCGCGATCCCGGCTCCCCGTGGTTCCGCAACCCTTGCCGAGGCCTTGCGCCGCCTCGATCACGCGAGAATTCCGCTTGCCGACATCGCGTTGCGTCGCCCGTCGCTCGACGATGTTTTCCTCTCGCTGACCGGACGCCCCCAGGCCGCCGAACCCGGTAAGGCCGGTGAGCCAGCGTGACCACGACGACCAAGTACCAAACCCCGAACCTGACGTTGCAGAAGACCGGTCGCCGCGAAATCTCGGTTCCGGCAGCCACGAGGGTAGGGCGTCACCGTCGTCCGAATCCGTCGGCACTCATGCAGTGGTGGGTTCTCACGGGTCGCACGTTGCGGGCTATGGTTCGACGCTACGAACTGGTCATCGCCGTCATCGCTCCGCTGATCTTCACGGTGGGCTTCTACTTGCCGTTGAAGTTCGTGATGCAGCTCCAAGGCATCGACTACGCGCAGTTCCTGATGCCGATCATCGTGCTGCAGGCCATGGCGTTCACGTCGATCTCGGCCGCGCAGATGTCGGCAAAAGAGAAGATCACCGGATTCAGCTCACGCATGCAGACCATGCCGGTGTACGGGCCTGTTCCCTTGCTGTCCCGGATGAGCAGCGGATTCGTCCGTTCAGTGGTGTCGTTGACGGCCGCACTCGTCTACGGACACGCGATCGGTTTTCGATTCACCGAGGGGCTCGGTCAGGCAGCGCTCTTCTGCGCCTTGGCCTTGGTATTCAGCACGTGCTTGTCGCTGGGCGCCGACGCGATCGGTTCGCTTTCGAAGAGTCCGCAGGCAACCAGCCAGGCGCTGACGCTTCCCCAGCTGATCCTGGGCATGCTCTCGTGTGGGTTTGCCCCCGAGACCGGTTTTCCCGAGTGGATCCGTCCCTTCGTGCGTAACCAACCTGTCTCACAGTTTTCCTTCGCGATGCGCGATCTCGCGCACGGTGGCGTCACGTGGAACACCATGTTCCCGGTTGTCATGTGGTCGTTGGGACTGCTGGTCGTCTGCGCTCCCCTTGCCTACTGGGCAAGCACAAGGCGGGCATGATGACCAGTATCGACAGAAGCGAACTCGACCACAGCGAGCCACGACGTGGTCGCACGCTCAACTTCCCGGAACCCAATGCAGCGTTTCCGGAAAACTCCGCAAAGGCTCTGTGGACTCACAGCCTGATTCAGGCTCGGCGTCTGCTCGTCAGTTGGGCGCGCGATCCGTCCACCGCGATCCAAGCGTTGCTGTACCCGGCTCTGACTCTCATCATGTTCCGAGTTGTCCTCGGAAACTCGATCAGCGCCGCCACCGGCCAGCCGAGTATCTACGGAACTGTTCCGCTGATCATTCTGGTCGGCGCGATGTTCGGTTCCATTGCGAGTGCTGTCGGGCTTCGGACCGAGAAGACCAGCGGACTGCTCAGCCGCTTCTGGACGCTTCCGGCACACCGCGCGTCGGGGTTGGTCGGTCGAATGATCGCCGAGGCCATCCGTGTCCTCGTGACGACCATCGTGATCATCGGAGTCGGATTCATCGCCGGTTTCCGGTTCAATCAAGGGCCCGTTGCCGCGATCGGAATGCTTCTTCTACCGATCGTGTTCGG
The nucleotide sequence above comes from Rhodococcus sp. KBS0724. Encoded proteins:
- a CDS encoding ATP-binding cassette domain-containing protein, which produces MPFPTDAAVVVEDVHKSFKDVHALRGINFQAPKGSVLGILGPNGAGKTTTVKVLSTLIRPDSGRAMIAGYDAVRNAPEVRRSIMMTGQFAALDNALTGRENIELFAQLMGLDRASAKQRAADLLEEFDLVEAGARTVANYSGGMRRRIDIACGLVVRPEVVFLDEPTTGLDPRSRQSVWNLVQTLKEQGITVLLTTQYLEEADLLSDNIIVIDKGSVIAEGTADQLKARTGASFCEIVPLSAELLGPAANALGNLLPPDFRFDLAKDNGKIAIPAPRGSATLAEALRRLDHARIPLADIALRRPSLDDVFLSLTGRPQAAEPGKAGEPA
- a CDS encoding ABC transporter permease, with translation MMTSIDRSELDHSEPRRGRTLNFPEPNAAFPENSAKALWTHSLIQARRLLVSWARDPSTAIQALLYPALTLIMFRVVLGNSISAATGQPSIYGTVPLIILVGAMFGSIASAVGLRTEKTSGLLSRFWTLPAHRASGLVGRMIAEAIRVLVTTIVIIGVGFIAGFRFNQGPVAAIGMLLLPIVFGIGFAVMVTALATVSDNLPLVEIVSIGCTLLMFFNSGFVPTMAYPVWLQPVIAAQPMSVAVEAMRGMSLGGPVLEPVLKTFAWSFGMIAIFIYPAIQGYRRAASD
- a CDS encoding ABC transporter permease, whose product is MTLQKTGRREISVPAATRVGRHRRPNPSALMQWWVLTGRTLRAMVRRYELVIAVIAPLIFTVGFYLPLKFVMQLQGIDYAQFLMPIIVLQAMAFTSISAAQMSAKEKITGFSSRMQTMPVYGPVPLLSRMSSGFVRSVVSLTAALVYGHAIGFRFTEGLGQAALFCALALVFSTCLSLGADAIGSLSKSPQATSQALTLPQLILGMLSCGFAPETGFPEWIRPFVRNQPVSQFSFAMRDLAHGGVTWNTMFPVVMWSLGLLVVCAPLAYWASTRRA